A stretch of DNA from Orcinus orca chromosome 3, mOrcOrc1.1, whole genome shotgun sequence:
ACTGGCCGGGGGTGGTCTGGACACAGCACCCCCGCAATCCTCGTAAGGAACATGGAGAGGCAGGCGTGCAGCGAGGGCTCTGGCCGAGGCGGGCGGGGCACCGAGGGGAGGCCGGGGCCCGGCTGACCACACCGCCGCCGGGCCTGGACTGCACTCTGAGGACGTCCCGGGAGGCGCCCGCCCAGCGCCTGGCTCCCGGCCCCCGGCCTTTCCCTTTTCGATCTCAACCTCCTTTGCGACGCGGGAAGCCCTGGATCTGTGGGCTCCGTGCGGGCACGGCCTCCTCCCTGAGGTCCAGCACAGCTGTGGGACTCGGAGCGGGGGCCCTAGAGCCCACAGGTGCTGGAGGGAGCTGGTCCCagaggaggcagagggggagCCCCGGCATACCTGCACGAAGAGCCGCCCACCGCCTCCCTGCAGAACCCAGCTCTGGGCGGGGCTGCTCTCGGTCGTCCCGTGGATCTAAAGTCACAGTCGCCCTGCAGAGCTGCTCCTGGGGCCGGGGACCCTGTGCCGGCATCTGTCCCTtctctgggaggagggggagcagGGCTGAGTCAAGAGGAGGTGCTGGAGGGGCCCCATCTCCACCCCGGGCACCACCGactgtccctcccctccctcggACACCGTGCCGCTGCTGAGACACACAGACTGCAACCTCTTCCTCACACCCGACACACCGACACACCGTCCTGCAGGACAGGCGCCAGGACTCTGCCTGAGGGCCTGAATGCAGCACGCGAGAAGGGCTGCACCACGTGCCCCTCCTGTGGAGGGCCAGCCGGCAGCAGCGAAGGAGGCCGGGGACTGAGCAGGGTGCCAGGGACCGGGCCCCCAGGCGGATCACTATCAGACGCGTCTCAGATACCGGCCGCCCCCAGTCCCCATCAGTAGCCAGAAGGGCGGGACTGGGGGGTCTTCCGAGCGCCTTCTCAGATATGGGGGCTGAAGGATGCTGCCCACCACCACCATGGGCCAGCCTCCCCTGGAAAAGGGGGACCCACCCCAGCTCGCCCAGCCGTGAGGGCCGGGGTGGGAGCCCCCCGCACTGGGAGACCCGGGTGGCGCTCTGGCCGCTGTGTGCCTGTCTCCCCACGTGGGCCGTGGGGCGAACTCCCAGAGCTACCTCTCGGCGAGCAGCGCAGCCACCGTGACTGGGGGCAGAGGACCCTCCCCGGCCGCCCCCGCTGCCCTCTGTCTGGCCCAGGCGTTCTCTCCCCAGGCCGGGGCCATCCTGTCAGGGCCACCTCTGCCTTTTCCAACCCCTGCAGCGGGGCCAGCCATGCCTCATCACCCAGCCCAGCAGGCCAATGGGGGCCCAGGGCCCTGAGAAGATGCGCTTCCTGGAGGAAGGCACTGGCGGTTGCTGGACAGTCGTCTGCGGCAGGAGCTGGAGGACCAAAGTCTGAAGCCCTCAGGATGCCGCCCGGCCACCCGCTGAGGGGACACAGGACACCCACTCCCGGACCTGGGCCCAGGAGCAGATGGACACCACGAGCTGGGTGCTGGATTCGGTGCATCACCTGACCCCTGCCACCCTGCCGGCTGCCGCCCGAGCCCAGCTGTCTAGGCTCCCCCTCCACCCTGCATCTCCCTCCTGGGTCTGCAGTGCCACCGGACACGTGTAAATACGTACAGCCCCGTCCCATCCTGTCCCCCCAACTGTAAAGCCATCGTCTGGCGGAAGGAGGCCGCGGAACCAGGCGTCTCACATGCACCTTTAATAAACAGCTGTTGAGTTGCGCTCCACAATGCCTGCGCCTGTCTCCAGGGGGGACAAGCCAGGGTGGGGGTCCACATGCCACCTGCAGAGCCTCGCTCCCCACAACCGCGAGGACGCGAGGGGACGCCTGAGGGCTGAGCCCCAGTGTGACCCGGGGGTGCAGGGAGAGCACTCAGAACAGGCGCAGGGGGAGGCACCCGGCAGGAGTCAGTGGAGTGTCTCTGCCTGATGCCAGGGGGGATCTGGAGGGTGGACAGTGCCCCAAAGACAGGCGGCCCCACCCGGAGGCCAGgccaggcagggagaggggaagcAGCTCACCCCAGGGGCCCGCTGTTAGCCAGCGCACCCTGGAGGAGGCAGCCTGGCGTCCACTGCTGCCACTAGAGACAAGCCCGCACTGGGCTTGTCTCCTGGGCCTCCAAAGTCAAGTCTCCAGTTTTGGGGTCTCTGAGGGTGAAGCAGACACTCTTTCTGCCTGGGATGCGCAGGGTCTCCCTTGTCAGGGCCCTGCGTGCTGGGTCCCAGCACTGCCCCGAGCTTCTGGGGACCCTGCAAAGGAGTGGTCTATGGAGGCACTGTTCAGGCAGCTACACACAGGGATTTCATCAGAGGGACTTGGGCTCATCCACGACGGGCCTGGCCCCGGGGCCACCTCCCGCCAGCCTACTGCTTCTCTGGTCTTCATGGGATGGGTTTTTTAGGGTGATGCCCTTTTCAAGATCCTCTCCTGCCCCACCACCCACCTGTCCACAGACGAAGGTGTACGGACAGGAGGGCAGCTGGGTGATGGCCCGGGGCAGTGGACTGACCACCATGTCCTCTCATGGCGCCCCCATGTGACAGAACCCCACAGCTGACGGACAGACAAGTGCCCTGGGGGAGCGCCCAGGCCCTGGGTCGGGGTGCCGGGGGCCCTGAGGGGTGGCACCCACCACGAGGCCCCATCTCAGATCTGGGCCCTGGGGGGGCCACAGCTCCTCACATAACCATAGCCACTACGTGTCAGGGAGGACACTGAACTCCCCaccctcttctgggacccctggggCCCCCCAGTTAACACGGAGACGGCAGAACCAGAGGGGTGGGTCCCACCAGTTCAGTCTGATGTGGGGAGCAGTGAAGCAGGGTcgccagaggaaggaagggaggatggacGGAGGGCCCTCGGGGGCTGGGCCCCGCAGGAAGTCCAGTCGGGGCTCCTCAGGGCAAGGGGCATGCGCACAACCCGGACCCCACCCTCGGGGAGGGGCCTGTGCCTGGCTGAGGCAGCCCCACCCCCTGGGCGGGCTGTGTCCCCCGGGGTCTCTGGGTGCCAGGCGTGCCTAGGCCGCGGATCAGAGAGCCTGGACCCTGGTTCCGGGACCCAGGGGCCAGGTGTCAGGTGAGGTGCGCCAGGCCAGGTGTCGAGCGGAGGCCCCGAGGCCCCGGGTCAGCCCAGGAAGGTGGCGGCCGCGGTGCCCGGCAGAGCCACCTGGCCCACGTGGCTGACCTCCTGCTCCAGCTCCTCGCGTGCCTGCCACAGCTCCTCACGCTGCTGCTTCAGCTGGGCGCCCGCGCGCCACAGCCGCTGGTTCGTGGCCACGTAGACCCGGCTCTGCTGGTAGAGCTGCTCCcgctgggcctcagtgtcctcggCCCTCCCCGAGGGGGCTGGGGGGTCTGGGGACAGGACACGGCAGCATCACTGCCCGCTGGCCACACAGGGGACTCAGTTTACCCCCCAAAGAAAGCAGTGGACCGAAGGGCACAGGTCACAGTAAAGGCCAGACTCCACTGTCCCTTGGCCCCGCCTGGGGGTGGGCTCCAGCTCCTGGAAAGGGCCTTGACCCTGACCATGAGCCGGCCGGCCTCACCTGTGCTCTCAGCAATCAGGGAGGTGAGAGGAGGCCAGGAGGGCATGGACGCACATTTCCCAACGACCACGCTTCCTAAAGGgcgtggcgggggggtggggggaccagGGC
This window harbors:
- the C3H19orf25 gene encoding UPF0449 protein C19orf25 homolog isoform X15, coding for MGSKAKKRVVLPTRPAPPTVEQILEDVRGAPAKDLVFTAVAREEKGQMPAQGPRPQEQLCRATVTLDPRDDREQPRPELGSAGRRWAALRAGMPGLPLCLLWDQLPPAPVGSRAPAPSPTAVLDLREEAVPARSPQIQGFPRRKGG
- the C3H19orf25 gene encoding UPF0449 protein C19orf25 homolog isoform X21, which produces MGSKAKKRVVLPTRPAPPTVEQILEDVRGAPAKDLVFTAVAREEKGQMPAQGPRPQEQLCRATVTLDPRDDREQPRPELGSAGRRWAALRADSFPI
- the C3H19orf25 gene encoding UPF0449 protein C19orf25 homolog isoform X20 — protein: MGSKAKKRVVLPTRPAPPTVEQILEDVRGAPAKDLVFTAVAREEKGQMPAQGPRPQEQLCRATVTLDPRDDREQPRPELGSAGRRWAALRADYFPI
- the C3H19orf25 gene encoding UPF0449 protein C19orf25 homolog isoform X17 — encoded protein: MGSKAKKRVVLPTRPAPPTVEQILEDVRGAPAKDLVFTAVAREDPPAPSGRAEDTEAQREQLYQQSRVYVATNQRLWRAGAQLKQQREELWQAREELEQERRDRCRHRVPGPRSSSAGRL
- the C3H19orf25 gene encoding UPF0449 protein C19orf25 homolog isoform X1, with amino-acid sequence MGSKAKKRVVLPTRPAPPTVEQILEDVRGAPAKDLVFTAVAREDPPAPSGRAEDTEAQREQLYQQSRVYVATNQRLWRAGAQLKQQREELWQAREELEQEVHVRRLVPRPPSARRWLYSWGDRMGRGCTYLHVSGGTADPGGRCRVEGEPRQLGSGGSRQGGRGQVMHRIQHPARGVHLLLGPGPGVGVLCPLSGWPGGILRASDFGPPAPAADDCPATASAFLQEAHLLRALGPHWPAGLGDEAWLAPLQGLEKAEVALTGWPRPGERTPGPDRGQRGRPGRVLCPQSRWLRCSPRGSSGSSPHGPRGETGTQRPERHPGLPVRGAPTPALTAGRAGVGPPFPGEAGPWWWWAASFSPHI
- the C3H19orf25 gene encoding UPF0449 protein C19orf25 homolog isoform X18, producing the protein MGSKAKKRVVLPTRPAPPTVEQILEDVRGAPAKDLVFTAVAREDPPAPSGRAEDTEAQREQLYQQSRVYVATNQRLWRAGAQLKQQREELWQAREELEQEVSHVGQVALPGTAAATFLG
- the C3H19orf25 gene encoding UPF0449 protein C19orf25 homolog isoform X19; translated protein: MGSKAKKRVVLPTRPAPPTVEQILEDVRGAPAKDLVFTAVAREDPPAPSGRAEDTEAQREQLYQQSRVYVATNQRLWRAGAQLKQQREELWQAREELEQEILFPFR